One window from the genome of Cyclobacterium amurskyense encodes:
- a CDS encoding alpha/beta fold hydrolase: MPTVKTNGINLYYEESGQGEPLLLIMGITAPGAVWKKHLEYWKQSFRCIVVDNRGVGQSDKPPGPYSTAQMADDCAGLLAHLKLDKVKVVGVSMGSTIAQQLAIRHPQLVKAMVLMCPWARCDNTAKDIFKHMIDIKARLRPEEFSRYIQLLIFSKASFDDEENYQGMLEDRENAKNDTNPQPLIGLEGQAAACMDHYVLDELPNISQAVLVIGGEEDKFTPPWMTKEVATLIPNADLHSYPESGHAFHWENIDDFNPRVNNWLLEN; this comes from the coding sequence AACCCCTGCTTCTTATCATGGGAATCACTGCACCTGGAGCAGTCTGGAAAAAGCACCTGGAATATTGGAAGCAATCTTTCCGATGTATCGTTGTAGATAATCGTGGTGTAGGACAATCGGACAAACCTCCCGGCCCTTATTCAACAGCCCAAATGGCTGATGACTGTGCAGGTTTACTTGCGCACTTGAAATTAGATAAGGTAAAGGTGGTAGGTGTATCTATGGGAAGCACAATCGCCCAGCAACTCGCTATCAGGCATCCACAGCTGGTCAAAGCCATGGTGCTCATGTGTCCTTGGGCTAGATGTGACAATACTGCCAAAGATATCTTTAAGCATATGATAGACATTAAAGCCAGGTTAAGGCCAGAGGAATTTAGCAGATACATTCAACTGCTAATTTTCTCAAAAGCCTCCTTTGACGATGAAGAGAACTATCAAGGAATGCTTGAGGATCGGGAAAATGCTAAAAATGACACCAACCCTCAACCACTTATCGGATTAGAGGGACAGGCAGCAGCTTGTATGGACCACTATGTACTAGACGAACTGCCAAACATTAGCCAAGCGGTTCTCGTTATCGGAGGAGAAGAAGATAAGTTCACCCCTCCTTGGATGACTAAGGAAGTAGCTACTTTGATTCCAAATGCGGACTTACATAGCTACCCTGAAAGTGGTCATGCTTTCCACTGGGAGAACATTGACGACTTCAACCCCAGGGTAAACAACTGGCTTTTAGAAAATTAA
- a CDS encoding FG-GAP repeat domain-containing protein, protein MNLTLNIALILAGLSNDPKPITFEKQLIAMETAESAGVFDVDGDGQLDIVSGSYWYKGPEFTKRQLIGQVKRISEYFDDFSTIPMDVNGDGNMDYVTGGWFGKTLYWMENPGNNKEWAAHEIANPGNVETTRAWDVDGDGHLDIVPNTPNQPLAYYTLIRNAAGKGTAKFEKHPVTEKHGHGLGFGDLNGDGRGDFIIPEGWLEAPKDLKNGTWKLHKSFELGGASVPIIVVDVNKDGLNDFIVGQGHDYGLHWYEQVKEGNTITFKKHAIDPYQSQYHTMEWVDIDNDGDMELVTGKRYRAHNGNDPGGNDWMGMYYFKWNGESFTKNVISYGPFGEGKGAGLYFSVADLNGNGMKDIVVAGKDGLVVFHNKGSR, encoded by the coding sequence ATGAATCTAACCCTTAATATCGCACTTATACTGGCAGGATTGAGCAATGATCCCAAGCCCATAACTTTTGAAAAGCAACTTATTGCTATGGAAACGGCCGAATCGGCAGGTGTCTTCGATGTAGATGGAGATGGACAACTGGACATTGTATCCGGTAGTTATTGGTACAAAGGCCCAGAATTTACCAAACGACAACTGATCGGTCAGGTAAAACGGATAAGTGAATACTTCGATGATTTTTCTACCATCCCTATGGACGTCAATGGCGATGGCAATATGGACTATGTCACTGGTGGATGGTTTGGTAAGACCCTCTATTGGATGGAAAATCCGGGTAATAATAAAGAATGGGCAGCTCATGAAATTGCCAATCCCGGCAATGTAGAAACCACACGAGCCTGGGATGTAGATGGAGACGGTCACCTGGACATTGTCCCCAACACTCCGAATCAACCGCTGGCTTATTATACTTTAATCCGTAATGCAGCAGGCAAAGGAACAGCAAAGTTTGAAAAACATCCAGTAACTGAAAAACACGGTCATGGCCTGGGCTTTGGCGATCTAAATGGAGATGGAAGAGGAGATTTTATCATACCTGAAGGCTGGCTAGAAGCACCAAAAGATTTGAAAAACGGAACATGGAAACTACATAAAAGCTTTGAACTAGGTGGTGCAAGTGTTCCGATCATTGTGGTTGACGTGAATAAAGACGGTTTGAATGACTTCATTGTTGGTCAGGGCCATGATTATGGATTGCATTGGTATGAACAAGTGAAAGAGGGTAATACCATAACATTTAAAAAACATGCCATCGACCCCTACCAATCCCAATACCATACCATGGAATGGGTAGACATAGACAACGATGGAGATATGGAACTGGTTACTGGTAAACGCTACCGTGCCCACAATGGCAATGATCCCGGAGGGAATGATTGGATGGGAATGTATTATTTCAAGTGGAATGGAGAGTCATTTACCAAAAATGTAATCAGCTATGGGCCTTTTGGAGAAGGCAAGGGGGCCGGTCTGTATTTCTCTGTTGCTGACTTAAATGGCAATGGAATGAAAGACATTGTGGTGGCCGGAAAAGATGGTTTGGTTGTGTTTCACAATAAAGGAAGTCGCTGA
- a CDS encoding calcineurin-like phosphoesterase C-terminal domain-containing protein — translation MKKLISFCWAISLSFSLLAQNNVVGYVYEDSNQNGKKERREKGIPEVGVSNGKEVVLTNSKGKYSLPVGSDNIIFVIKPSGFKVPVGENQLPDFYYIHKPEGSPELKYKGTEPTGKLPKSINFALHKIEEPKNFTAMIFGDPQPYNTTELDQFAKGVVDKAKMESNISFGISLGDLAGDDLDLHPPYVEILKRTSWHWHNVMGNHDMNYDATIDEHSDESFERVFGPSTYSFNHGNAHFIILDDILYPDPRDSKGYWGGFTKTQLDFIENNLKHVDKDKLIVLSFHIPFLHINENGFRNSDRQKVFDLLKDYQNVLALSAHTHLQRHNFYTEEDGWKGRNPFHEYNAGTTSGDWYSGKINEDGVPISTMRDGTPKGYALLHIEDNQYKIDYQVIGAPKGHQIKIFNPKVVANNRGTGSGIFANFYMGDKNDLVEYRIDNGPWKKMNWVEAPDPSYAAAVMEWDLMEELEPGRRPSNPVNATHLWRGSIDTKLSVGKHKITVRAKDMFGRTFTETSEYTVAEPVAY, via the coding sequence ATGAAAAAACTAATCAGCTTTTGCTGGGCCATCAGTCTCAGTTTTAGCCTACTGGCACAAAACAATGTAGTAGGATATGTCTATGAAGACAGTAATCAAAATGGGAAAAAAGAACGCCGAGAAAAAGGCATTCCAGAAGTGGGAGTTAGCAACGGAAAAGAAGTGGTACTCACAAACAGTAAAGGAAAATACTCCTTACCAGTAGGGTCCGACAATATTATCTTTGTTATTAAACCTAGCGGTTTTAAAGTACCAGTTGGAGAAAACCAACTCCCTGATTTTTATTATATCCACAAACCCGAAGGATCCCCAGAACTCAAATACAAAGGAACCGAACCTACAGGTAAACTCCCAAAATCAATAAATTTTGCCCTTCATAAAATCGAAGAGCCTAAAAATTTTACTGCTATGATTTTTGGTGACCCACAACCTTATAACACTACAGAATTGGATCAATTTGCTAAAGGAGTAGTAGATAAGGCAAAGATGGAAAGTAATATCAGCTTTGGTATCAGTCTTGGGGATCTGGCAGGAGATGACCTGGATTTACATCCACCATATGTAGAGATCCTAAAAAGGACAAGTTGGCATTGGCACAATGTAATGGGCAACCATGACATGAACTATGATGCCACCATAGACGAGCATTCTGATGAATCTTTTGAAAGGGTATTTGGGCCTTCCACTTATTCTTTCAACCATGGAAATGCTCACTTTATCATTTTAGATGACATCCTTTATCCAGATCCCAGGGATAGCAAAGGCTATTGGGGTGGTTTTACAAAAACCCAGTTGGACTTTATAGAAAATAACCTGAAGCATGTAGACAAAGACAAATTGATTGTTTTGTCCTTTCATATCCCCTTTCTCCACATCAATGAAAATGGTTTCAGGAACAGTGACCGACAAAAAGTTTTTGATCTATTGAAGGATTACCAAAATGTATTGGCCCTATCCGCACATACCCATTTGCAACGCCATAATTTCTACACCGAAGAGGACGGATGGAAAGGTCGTAATCCTTTTCATGAGTACAATGCAGGAACCACTTCTGGCGATTGGTATTCCGGGAAGATAAATGAAGACGGGGTGCCCATTTCCACCATGCGCGATGGCACTCCAAAAGGATATGCCCTATTGCATATAGAAGACAACCAATACAAAATCGATTATCAGGTAATCGGAGCACCTAAAGGACACCAAATAAAGATCTTTAACCCTAAAGTAGTGGCCAACAACAGAGGCACAGGTTCAGGCATCTTTGCCAACTTCTATATGGGAGATAAAAATGATCTAGTTGAATACAGAATTGACAACGGTCCTTGGAAAAAAATGAACTGGGTGGAAGCCCCTGACCCTTCCTATGCAGCGGCTGTAATGGAATGGGATCTGATGGAAGAATTAGAACCAGGAAGAAGACCATCCAACCCAGTTAATGCCACCCACCTTTGGAGAGGCAGTATAGATACCAAATTATCGGTAGGCAAACATAAAATCACTGTAAGGGCCAAGGACATGTTTGGTCGAACCTTTACCGAAACGAGCGAATATACTGTAGCTGAACCAGTGGCTTATTGA
- a CDS encoding cupin domain-containing protein, with protein sequence MHENSINKIIDVLGLAPHPEGGYFKETYRSSGEILQDCLPDDYKGNRNYSTCIYFLMTSNNFSAFHRIKQDEIWHFYDGSPIRLHTISESGIHEEHLIGRDLIKGEVPQFIVPGGYWFGAEVINKNSCSLVGCTVSPGFSFVDFELKSRLELINLFPQHKKIIANLTRNMQ encoded by the coding sequence ATGCATGAAAATTCAATCAATAAAATAATTGACGTATTAGGTTTGGCCCCACACCCTGAGGGAGGATATTTCAAAGAAACTTATAGAAGTTCCGGTGAAATCCTACAAGACTGTTTACCGGATGATTATAAAGGCAATAGAAATTATTCAACCTGTATCTATTTTTTAATGACTTCAAATAATTTTTCCGCTTTCCATAGGATAAAACAAGACGAAATTTGGCATTTTTATGACGGCTCTCCAATCAGACTACACACCATATCAGAATCAGGAATACATGAAGAGCACCTTATCGGACGAGATTTAATTAAAGGCGAAGTCCCTCAATTTATCGTTCCAGGAGGTTATTGGTTTGGCGCAGAGGTAATCAATAAGAATTCCTGTTCTTTAGTGGGCTGCACAGTCTCTCCGGGGTTTAGCTTTGTAGACTTTGAACTAAAATCCAGATTAGAACTAATTAATTTATTTCCACAGCATAAAAAAATTATTGCTAATTTAACCCGAAATATGCAATAG
- a CDS encoding sulfatase produces MNSLPLKFRFSLFVLTLLLLSNCNPPQQQIEEKPNILFLAVDDMNDWAGFLSGHTGMKIHTPNIDRLAAASMIFTNAHTPAPACAPTRAAILSGVHHARSGAENVYWGDGPKWRDFEALKKVTTLEQFFKKNGYKTLGAGKIYHSQAPPWDATSQVEPANWDFYYPSPYISHPYQIRAPEEVIYPEEVDNENRPGGGANSWWTWGAIPVPDEKMADYHVADWARYQLGQQHDKPFFLAVGMWKPHDPWEVPQKYFDMYPLEDIVLPERKKDDLEDSFDHGRRWIMKWVLDNDQWKKIIQSYAASITFSDAMVGRVLDAYENSEHTDNTIVVLWSDHGMHMGEKDNIEKFTLWERSTRVPLLISAPGMSLAGKICEQPVSLMDLYPTLVDLAGFEAPTHLDGNSLLPQLKDPNTKTSPVISSYKFSYKKKEAVTGHAVRSMRYRYIYYPEINLEELYDHENDPNEWNNIAYKEGNTQVIDDHRKALLDMLPQMLWKEGQPEGYTIDKDGNVKMNDFESF; encoded by the coding sequence ATGAACAGTTTACCACTAAAATTCCGCTTTTCCCTATTCGTCTTGACTTTGCTGCTACTCAGCAATTGCAACCCTCCACAGCAACAAATTGAGGAGAAACCAAACATCTTGTTTTTAGCGGTGGATGACATGAATGACTGGGCTGGCTTTTTGTCTGGCCACACGGGAATGAAAATTCACACCCCTAATATAGACCGACTGGCTGCAGCTTCAATGATTTTCACCAATGCACATACTCCAGCTCCGGCTTGTGCGCCAACGAGAGCGGCTATCCTCAGTGGAGTACATCACGCCCGTTCTGGGGCCGAAAACGTATACTGGGGAGACGGGCCTAAATGGCGGGATTTTGAAGCACTAAAGAAGGTAACTACTCTTGAACAGTTCTTCAAAAAAAATGGCTATAAAACATTGGGGGCAGGAAAAATTTACCACAGTCAGGCCCCACCATGGGATGCTACAAGTCAGGTAGAACCAGCAAACTGGGATTTTTACTACCCTAGTCCTTATATTTCCCACCCTTATCAGATCCGTGCACCCGAAGAGGTCATCTATCCGGAAGAGGTGGACAATGAAAACCGCCCTGGAGGTGGAGCAAATAGTTGGTGGACCTGGGGAGCCATTCCTGTTCCTGATGAAAAAATGGCCGATTATCATGTAGCAGACTGGGCCAGGTACCAACTCGGGCAGCAGCATGACAAACCTTTTTTCTTGGCCGTGGGAATGTGGAAGCCACATGACCCTTGGGAAGTTCCCCAAAAATATTTCGACATGTATCCGCTGGAAGACATCGTTTTGCCAGAACGTAAAAAAGATGACTTGGAAGATTCATTTGACCATGGGCGAAGATGGATAATGAAATGGGTATTGGACAATGATCAATGGAAAAAAATAATCCAGTCTTATGCAGCTTCCATCACTTTCTCTGACGCCATGGTAGGAAGGGTATTGGATGCCTATGAAAACTCTGAACATACCGACAATACCATTGTCGTATTATGGTCTGATCATGGTATGCATATGGGAGAAAAAGACAATATCGAAAAATTCACCCTTTGGGAAAGGTCTACGAGAGTACCTTTACTTATTTCTGCTCCTGGCATGTCTCTAGCAGGAAAGATATGCGAACAACCAGTTAGCTTAATGGATTTATACCCTACCCTGGTAGACCTAGCGGGATTTGAAGCGCCTACACACTTGGACGGGAACAGCCTTTTACCTCAACTAAAGGACCCAAATACTAAAACTTCACCTGTCATATCAAGTTATAAATTCTCCTACAAAAAAAAGGAGGCCGTCACAGGCCATGCTGTGAGAAGTATGCGGTACCGCTATATTTATTATCCTGAAATCAACCTGGAAGAACTCTACGATCACGAGAACGACCCAAACGAATGGAACAATATTGCCTATAAAGAGGGAAATACGCAGGTCATTGACGATCATAGAAAAGCACTTTTGGATATGTTGCCTCAGATGCTTTGGAAGGAAGGCCAGCCGGAAGGTTATACAATTGACAAAGATGGCAATGTGAAAATGAATGACTTTGAATCGTTTTAG
- the ku gene encoding non-homologous end joining protein Ku, whose amino-acid sequence MKSIWNGTVSFGLVSIPIKMYSASEGRTLDLDMLDKHDHARIRYKRVNENTGEEVAYKDIVKGYKKDDAYVILEKEDFENANIKKSKTIDIEEFVEETEVADMLFKNPYYLEPQKEGGKAYNLLRDALKKTGKLGVATFVMRQKENLSLIGVYKNVIVLHVIRFAEEIRDTKEIKIPKSKTSDKEIAMAESLIENYTEKFNFEKYKDVYNEQLLKTIESKSTGKKIKVEKVKSEPTVAKDLMAKLKASLDQRKKMAS is encoded by the coding sequence ATGAAATCAATTTGGAATGGTACCGTCAGCTTTGGGCTTGTCTCGATTCCCATAAAAATGTATTCCGCATCAGAAGGGCGTACCCTCGATTTAGACATGCTTGATAAACATGACCATGCCCGAATCAGGTACAAACGGGTCAACGAAAATACTGGTGAGGAAGTAGCTTATAAAGACATTGTGAAGGGCTATAAAAAAGACGATGCCTATGTCATTTTAGAAAAAGAGGATTTTGAAAATGCCAACATAAAAAAAAGCAAAACCATTGATATCGAAGAATTTGTAGAAGAAACCGAAGTGGCTGATATGCTTTTTAAAAACCCATACTATCTCGAACCGCAAAAGGAAGGGGGAAAAGCATACAATTTGTTAAGGGATGCATTAAAGAAAACCGGCAAATTAGGTGTCGCAACCTTTGTCATGCGTCAAAAAGAAAATCTCTCACTGATTGGTGTGTATAAAAATGTAATCGTTTTGCATGTTATTCGTTTCGCTGAAGAAATCCGAGACACAAAAGAAATAAAAATCCCAAAATCCAAAACCTCTGATAAGGAAATTGCCATGGCGGAATCCCTTATTGAAAATTATACTGAAAAGTTCAATTTCGAGAAATACAAGGATGTCTATAACGAACAACTGTTGAAGACCATAGAATCTAAATCTACCGGTAAAAAAATCAAGGTAGAAAAAGTGAAAAGTGAACCTACTGTTGCCAAAGATTTGATGGCAAAGCTTAAGGCAAGTCTTGACCAACGAAAAAAGATGGCCTCCTAA
- the ligD gene encoding DNA ligase D, with protein sequence MGLKAYRQKRSFEDTPEPKDVLEKSNQSRFVIQRHRASHLHYDLRLEMDGVLKSWAVPKGPSMNPRDKRLAVQTEDHPIAYLSFEGVIPKGNYGAGKMTIWDEGNYKNLHPQNSLSSDYNTGKLKIIFHGSKLKGLFTLVRSSSMNKKEQWLLIKHDDAFATDLDYDAEDFTDEAFSIKPFQNPKKLDLRTLVKPMLASPGTKIFNDKDWVYELKYDGYRALANINNGKVELYTRNGISLNEKFTPIHKELKNIAHRAILDGEIVVLDAEGMPQFNALQNYNEETTKGVLVYYVFDLLHLNDHDTLELPLIDRKQLLKELIPEASHLHYCDHVETMGITIYNQAVEMGMEGVIAKKANSRYDLNLRSPHWLKFKKIENTETILCGYTLSKKKSRKFASLILGMVEDGQLTYVGTCGSGFSEEQLKELYYKFEVLKTEEPVFDIRKHLKGREAVWLIPKLICEVKFSEWTSSKVMRHPVFLRLREDKNLDLEQPQLPSKNPTPQKKTPDEEFALKVDGITLHITHPEKSYWPESGYTKYDLLDYYIQMSDIILPYLVDRPESLHRHPNGIHGESFYQKDNEHLPDWTDTHTIYSTSSDKDINYVLCQNKATLLYLNNLGCIELHPWHSTIYQLDHPDYAIIDLDPSDENTFEQIIETALVANDILKLASIEGFCKTSGASGLHIYLPMGGKYTYEEARDFTKLLCYYIQEKLPKLTTLERSLKKRGPKIYLDYLQNRKGQTIVAPYSLRPQLHATVSMPLLWSEVKTGLKITDYTIKTVPNIMAERKDSFKAVLGKAIDMGKAIEHLNNLS encoded by the coding sequence ATGGGACTCAAAGCGTACCGACAAAAGCGAAGTTTTGAAGACACACCTGAACCTAAAGATGTGCTTGAAAAAAGCAACCAATCCAGGTTTGTCATCCAAAGACATCGTGCCAGTCATTTACATTACGACCTGCGTTTAGAAATGGATGGAGTTCTCAAAAGCTGGGCAGTCCCTAAAGGACCTTCCATGAATCCCCGAGACAAGCGTCTGGCAGTACAAACCGAAGACCACCCCATTGCTTACTTAAGCTTTGAAGGGGTCATTCCAAAAGGCAATTATGGCGCAGGAAAAATGACCATTTGGGATGAGGGGAACTACAAAAATTTACACCCACAAAATTCCCTGTCTTCAGACTATAACACTGGGAAGCTAAAAATCATCTTTCACGGCAGCAAACTCAAGGGACTTTTTACCTTGGTCCGTTCTTCCTCCATGAATAAAAAAGAACAATGGTTACTCATAAAACATGATGATGCATTTGCCACTGACCTGGATTACGATGCCGAAGACTTTACCGATGAGGCATTTTCTATAAAGCCATTCCAAAACCCAAAAAAATTAGACCTTAGGACCCTTGTAAAACCCATGCTCGCCTCTCCGGGGACGAAAATCTTTAACGATAAGGACTGGGTATACGAGTTAAAATATGATGGCTACCGGGCATTGGCTAACATCAATAATGGAAAGGTGGAGCTCTATACACGCAATGGAATTTCTCTCAATGAAAAATTCACTCCTATCCATAAGGAACTAAAAAACATAGCGCATAGGGCAATTCTAGACGGTGAAATAGTTGTGTTGGACGCTGAAGGAATGCCACAATTTAATGCATTGCAAAATTATAATGAAGAGACCACCAAAGGAGTATTGGTATATTATGTATTTGATTTGTTGCATCTCAACGATCACGACACATTGGAACTTCCATTGATAGACCGCAAGCAATTGCTAAAAGAATTAATTCCAGAAGCGTCGCATCTTCACTATTGCGACCACGTTGAAACCATGGGAATAACAATCTATAACCAAGCCGTAGAAATGGGAATGGAAGGTGTCATCGCCAAAAAAGCCAATTCTCGTTACGACCTAAACCTTCGCTCTCCTCACTGGCTAAAGTTCAAAAAAATTGAAAACACAGAAACGATCCTCTGTGGCTATACGCTTTCCAAGAAAAAATCCCGTAAGTTTGCGTCCTTAATTTTAGGGATGGTGGAAGATGGCCAATTGACCTATGTGGGTACTTGTGGTTCCGGTTTTTCAGAAGAACAGCTTAAAGAGTTGTATTACAAGTTTGAAGTACTTAAAACCGAGGAGCCAGTGTTCGATATTCGCAAACACCTCAAAGGCCGTGAAGCGGTATGGTTGATTCCTAAACTGATTTGTGAAGTGAAGTTTTCGGAATGGACTTCATCTAAGGTAATGCGCCACCCAGTTTTTTTAAGGTTGCGTGAGGATAAAAATTTGGACTTAGAACAGCCTCAATTACCATCTAAAAATCCAACTCCTCAAAAAAAGACACCTGATGAAGAATTTGCTTTAAAAGTGGATGGAATCACCCTCCACATCACACATCCTGAAAAGAGCTATTGGCCAGAATCCGGTTATACCAAATACGATTTGTTAGATTATTATATTCAGATGTCTGACATCATCCTACCCTACCTCGTAGACCGTCCTGAAAGCTTGCATCGACATCCCAATGGCATCCATGGCGAATCCTTTTACCAGAAAGACAATGAGCATTTGCCTGACTGGACAGATACCCATACCATTTATTCAACATCTTCTGACAAAGACATCAATTACGTATTATGTCAAAACAAGGCCACCTTGCTGTATTTAAATAACCTAGGATGCATCGAACTTCATCCCTGGCATTCCACCATTTATCAATTGGATCATCCTGATTATGCTATCATCGATTTAGACCCCTCAGACGAGAACACATTCGAACAGATAATTGAAACGGCATTGGTAGCGAATGACATTTTAAAGTTGGCAAGTATTGAGGGCTTTTGCAAAACCTCTGGCGCATCAGGATTACATATTTATCTTCCCATGGGAGGAAAATACACCTATGAAGAAGCACGAGATTTCACCAAATTACTTTGCTATTATATCCAGGAAAAACTTCCAAAACTGACCACTTTGGAACGCTCGCTCAAAAAGAGGGGGCCGAAAATATATTTGGATTACCTACAGAACCGAAAAGGCCAAACCATCGTTGCGCCTTACAGTTTAAGGCCTCAGCTTCATGCTACAGTATCAATGCCATTGCTCTGGTCAGAAGTTAAAACCGGATTAAAAATTACCGACTACACCATAAAAACAGTTCCAAACATCATGGCTGAAAGGAAAGATAGTTTCAAAGCTGTCTTAGGCAAAGCCATTGATATGGGCAAAGCCATCGAACACCTAAACAATTTAAGTTGA
- a CDS encoding TolB family protein has protein sequence MPFIKYAFTLAIVFFELGFVEAQTKIGLFDNHLDIGAVKNEGFAQYQKNDQTYTIGGSGENMWFDKDEFQYLWTTIQGDFIVRAEVAFLGKGVDPHRKAGWIIKNDLNTDTPHVNASVHGDGLAALQYRSTIKGVTEENVSTDSLPDVIQLERRGSTFIMSTAKFGQPFREVKTTNTSIKNQVYIGLYVCAHNADIVEVVKFRNVRIIRPATSDFKPYRDYIGSNLEVIEVSTGHRKILHSTTNAIQAPNWTPDGTHLIYNGGGLLYKYHISEGKISPFNTGFAMKNNNDHVLTFDGSLMGISNHNEEDNNQSTLYYLPSEGDSIPVRVTPSGAGDSYLHGWSPDNKKMIFTGHRKGQYDIYTTEIKTGIEQQLTDQKTLDDGAEYSPDGEYIFFNSVRSGKMKLWRMDTDGGNQVQLTGDEYNDWFPHVSPDQKWIVFISFPKDIDPNDHPFYKQCYLRIMPFKGGTPKIIGYIYGGQGSINVPSWSPDSKSFSFVTNTRL, from the coding sequence ATGCCCTTTATTAAATATGCATTTACCCTAGCAATAGTATTTTTCGAATTGGGCTTCGTTGAGGCCCAGACTAAAATTGGTCTGTTTGACAATCATTTGGACATTGGAGCTGTCAAAAATGAAGGGTTTGCCCAATATCAGAAAAACGATCAAACCTATACGATTGGAGGCAGTGGTGAAAACATGTGGTTCGACAAAGATGAATTCCAATACCTGTGGACCACAATTCAGGGTGATTTTATTGTAAGGGCAGAGGTTGCGTTTTTGGGAAAGGGTGTCGACCCTCACCGAAAAGCAGGGTGGATTATAAAAAATGACTTGAATACGGACACTCCTCATGTCAACGCATCTGTTCATGGGGATGGACTGGCCGCTTTACAATACCGAAGTACCATCAAGGGGGTTACAGAGGAAAATGTTTCCACCGATAGTCTTCCTGATGTTATCCAGTTGGAGAGGAGAGGAAGTACTTTTATAATGTCAACGGCGAAGTTTGGGCAACCCTTTCGTGAGGTCAAGACAACCAATACAAGTATTAAAAATCAGGTTTATATTGGCCTATATGTATGTGCTCACAATGCTGATATAGTTGAAGTAGTTAAATTTAGAAATGTCAGAATCATACGTCCTGCAACCTCTGATTTCAAACCTTATCGAGATTATATTGGAAGCAATCTTGAAGTAATAGAGGTATCAACAGGGCACCGGAAAATCCTACATAGCACGACGAATGCTATACAAGCTCCAAATTGGACTCCAGATGGGACCCATTTAATATACAACGGAGGTGGCCTCCTTTACAAATACCATATCAGCGAAGGAAAAATAAGTCCATTCAATACGGGTTTTGCTATGAAAAACAACAATGACCATGTGTTGACTTTCGATGGCAGTTTAATGGGCATTAGCAATCACAATGAAGAAGACAACAATCAATCTACCCTGTATTACCTACCCTCAGAGGGAGACTCTATTCCCGTTAGGGTGACACCATCAGGGGCAGGGGATTCTTATTTACATGGTTGGTCGCCGGACAATAAAAAAATGATTTTCACAGGGCATAGAAAAGGGCAATATGACATTTACACTACCGAAATCAAAACAGGTATAGAACAACAATTGACAGACCAAAAAACTTTAGATGATGGTGCAGAATACAGTCCTGATGGGGAATATATTTTCTTCAATTCTGTAAGATCTGGTAAAATGAAACTTTGGAGAATGGATACCGATGGAGGAAACCAAGTTCAATTGACAGGTGACGAATACAATGATTGGTTTCCTCATGTAAGCCCTGATCAAAAATGGATTGTATTTATTTCTTTCCCAAAAGACATTGATCCCAACGACCATCCTTTTTACAAACAATGCTACTTAAGAATCATGCCTTTCAAGGGAGGTACGCCCAAAATTATCGGGTATATATATGGTGGGCAGGGATCGATAAACGTACCTAGTTGGTCTCCTGATAGCAAGTCATTTTCTTTTGTCACCAATACCAGGCTTTAA